In one window of Prosthecobacter sp. SYSU 5D2 DNA:
- a CDS encoding methyltransferase domain-containing protein has translation MKSLCTLLASLLLAASLGAQETSVKPGINDKFLDPQLKVEEWTQRFEVESREIYHNRDQIVSALGLKPGMTVADIGAGTGLFILPFAQAVGDGGKVYAVEIAKNFLEHIRARASKASLTNVETVLGTERSVELPEASIDLAFICDVYHHFEYPQASLATLHKAIKPGGEIVLIDFKRIPGESSEFILGHVRAGQEVFEAEFTAAGFEKISEVKDLLKENYLVRFRRK, from the coding sequence ATGAAATCTCTCTGCACCCTCCTCGCCAGCCTCCTGCTTGCCGCCTCCCTGGGGGCCCAGGAGACCAGTGTCAAACCGGGCATCAATGACAAGTTTCTCGACCCTCAGCTGAAGGTGGAGGAATGGACGCAAAGGTTCGAGGTCGAAAGCCGCGAGATCTATCACAACCGTGACCAGATCGTCTCAGCGCTCGGCCTCAAGCCGGGTATGACCGTGGCGGACATTGGTGCAGGCACGGGCCTTTTTATTCTGCCCTTTGCCCAGGCGGTGGGGGATGGAGGCAAGGTGTATGCCGTCGAGATCGCCAAAAACTTTCTCGAGCACATCCGTGCACGGGCCTCCAAGGCCAGCCTAACCAATGTTGAAACGGTGCTGGGCACGGAGCGCAGTGTGGAGCTGCCGGAGGCCTCCATTGATCTTGCCTTCATCTGTGATGTTTATCATCACTTTGAGTATCCCCAGGCCAGCCTGGCCACCCTGCACAAAGCCATCAAACCGGGCGGTGAAATTGTCCTCATTGATTTTAAACGCATCCCCGGTGAGAGCAGCGAATTCATCCTGGGCCATGTCCGCGCCGGGCAGGAAGTCTTTGAGGCCGAATTTACCGCCGCCGGTTTTGAAAAAATCAGCGAGGTGAAGGACCTTCTCAAAGAAAACTACCTGGTGCGGTTTCGCCGGAAGTAG
- a CDS encoding sugar kinase, translating to MNRVVTLGEIMARLAAPGHLRFQQAMPGSLEVTFAGAEASVAMSIAHLGGEAVFVTALPDHAIADACVANLRAVGVETRHIVRTAEGRLGLYFLETGANQRAGQVIYDREGSSMAVTPAEAYDWAGIFERAEWLLISGITPAISKNAAEVARVAMEEASSRGVKVACDMNFRSKLWRWEPSLSAPELATRTMRELMPMVDLFIGGREDAVQMLGLEVDGLEPEEVARRIVQEYPRIRRVAMTLREGISATHNNWAGLLYMADLDAAFQAPLRQEDGMLEPYEIRHMVDRLGGGDAFTAGLLFALTTPDLQEPETAVAFAVAASCLAHSIQGDFNYTTRAEVEALMGGDSSGRVKR from the coding sequence ATGAACCGGGTGGTGACGCTGGGGGAGATCATGGCGCGGCTGGCGGCACCAGGGCATCTGCGCTTCCAGCAGGCGATGCCGGGCAGCCTGGAGGTGACCTTTGCGGGAGCGGAGGCGAGTGTGGCCATGTCCATTGCACATCTGGGCGGTGAGGCGGTGTTTGTGACAGCGCTGCCGGACCATGCCATCGCCGATGCCTGTGTGGCGAATCTGCGCGCCGTGGGTGTGGAGACGCGGCACATCGTGCGCACAGCGGAGGGCCGGCTGGGTTTGTACTTCCTGGAAACAGGGGCAAACCAGCGCGCAGGCCAGGTGATCTATGACCGCGAGGGCTCGTCCATGGCAGTGACTCCGGCAGAGGCTTATGACTGGGCGGGCATTTTCGAAAGGGCGGAATGGTTGCTCATCTCAGGCATCACGCCGGCGATATCTAAAAACGCGGCGGAGGTAGCGCGGGTGGCCATGGAAGAGGCCTCCAGCCGTGGCGTGAAGGTGGCCTGTGACATGAATTTCCGCAGCAAGCTATGGCGCTGGGAACCTAGCCTCAGCGCACCGGAACTGGCCACCCGGACGATGCGGGAGCTGATGCCGATGGTGGACCTGTTCATCGGCGGGCGGGAGGATGCGGTGCAGATGCTGGGCCTGGAGGTGGATGGGCTGGAGCCGGAGGAAGTGGCACGGCGCATCGTGCAGGAATATCCCCGCATCCGGCGCGTGGCGATGACGCTGCGGGAGGGGATCTCCGCCACGCATAACAATTGGGCAGGCCTGCTCTATATGGCGGATTTGGATGCCGCTTTCCAGGCTCCTCTACGGCAGGAGGACGGCATGCTGGAGCCGTATGAGATCCGCCACATGGTGGACCGTCTGGGCGGCGGCGATGCCTTCACAGCCGGACTGCTCTTTGCGCTCACAACACCTGATTTGCAGGAGCCGGAAACGGCCGTGGCCTTCGCCGTGGCGGCCTCCTGCCTGGCGCATTCCATCCAGGGAGATTTTAATTACACCACCCGCGCAGAGGTGGAGGCACTGATGGGTGGGGACAGCTCGGGAAGGGTGAAGCGGTGA
- a CDS encoding chaperone modulator CbpM, which yields MPADPTSHRADLPLYEAETDAQYTLDVITSLTGLDGQTIIRYQEQGFIRAVPAPAEEAPLFDEETLRQLRRIEHLRATCAVNDTGLKLILDLLHEVECLRQERLQSLR from the coding sequence ATGCCCGCTGATCCCACTTCCCACCGTGCAGACCTGCCTCTTTACGAGGCCGAAACGGATGCCCAATACACTCTGGATGTCATCACCAGCCTCACCGGCCTGGATGGCCAGACCATCATCCGTTATCAGGAGCAGGGCTTCATCCGCGCCGTCCCGGCCCCGGCGGAAGAGGCTCCCCTCTTCGATGAAGAAACGCTGCGCCAGCTCCGCCGCATCGAGCATCTCCGCGCCACCTGCGCCGTCAACGACACCGGCCTCAAGCTCATTCTCGACTTGCTTCATGAAGTCGAATGCCTGCGCCAGGAGCGCCTGCAGAGCTTGCGTTGA
- the eda gene encoding bifunctional 4-hydroxy-2-oxoglutarate aldolase/2-dehydro-3-deoxy-phosphogluconate aldolase, producing the protein MTTGFSDSLKKFLHPRGVIAVLVVDEVPDAVPVARALLAGGVDCIELTLRTPVAMDVLRCLRTEVPEMQVGVGTILTLGQVNEVKEAGASFGVAPGMNPKVVAEAQRIGLPFAPGICTPTDIELAVEQGCRLLKFFPSEPSGGLNYLRAIAAPFAHLDVKYIPLGGVNLGNAEAYLQEPCVQALGGSWLAPRELILKKDWQAITANARAVREIVNRLRGGES; encoded by the coding sequence ATGACAACTGGCTTTTCTGACTCTCTGAAAAAATTCCTCCATCCCCGGGGCGTGATCGCGGTGCTGGTGGTGGATGAGGTACCTGATGCGGTGCCTGTGGCACGGGCACTCCTGGCGGGCGGGGTGGACTGCATCGAGCTGACGCTGCGCACACCGGTGGCGATGGATGTACTGCGCTGCCTGCGGACGGAAGTGCCGGAGATGCAAGTGGGCGTGGGGACCATCCTGACGCTGGGCCAGGTGAATGAGGTGAAGGAGGCAGGAGCGTCCTTTGGCGTGGCCCCGGGGATGAACCCGAAGGTGGTGGCGGAGGCGCAGCGCATCGGCCTGCCGTTTGCGCCAGGCATCTGCACGCCGACGGACATTGAGCTGGCGGTGGAGCAGGGCTGCCGGTTGCTGAAGTTTTTCCCTTCAGAGCCTTCCGGCGGGCTGAACTATCTGCGGGCAATTGCAGCCCCGTTTGCGCATCTGGACGTGAAATACATTCCGTTAGGCGGGGTGAATCTGGGCAATGCGGAGGCCTATTTGCAGGAGCCCTGTGTGCAGGCTCTCGGCGGATCCTGGCTGGCGCCGAGGGAGCTGATCCTGAAAAAGGACTGGCAGGCCATCACGGCGAATGCGCGGGCGGTGCGGGAGATCGTCAACCGTTTGCGCGGGGGTGAATCATGA
- a CDS encoding J domain-containing protein encodes MPAEFKDYYASLGVAREASDDDIKKAFRKLARKHHPDVAKDKQGAEEKFKEINEAYEVLSDPDKRKKYDLLGARWRDDEGGYSPPPPPPGSGPQQEFHFGGTGFSDFFEQYFSGGTRYGFPQDEAGFSQAYAQQGSPRPRRGSDIEGDILVTLSEAMHGTIRPISMQTVNRQTGQVQTQEFQVRIPPGATDGRRIRVPGHGEPGHGGGSAGDLFLRVRHATHPDFSSREADIYHELDIAPWEAVLGAEVVVPTLDGSIKLRIPAGAENGQKLRARNKGLPKGKSGDRGDFYVVLNVQLPTSLSDEERALWEQLRATSTFRPRAV; translated from the coding sequence ATGCCTGCTGAATTTAAAGATTACTACGCCAGCCTCGGAGTCGCCCGGGAGGCCAGCGATGATGACATCAAAAAGGCCTTCCGCAAACTGGCCCGCAAGCATCACCCGGATGTGGCCAAGGACAAGCAGGGAGCCGAGGAAAAGTTCAAGGAGATCAACGAGGCCTATGAGGTCCTGAGCGACCCGGACAAACGGAAAAAATACGACCTCCTCGGCGCGCGTTGGCGCGATGATGAGGGCGGGTATTCACCACCGCCGCCGCCGCCCGGCAGCGGCCCGCAGCAGGAGTTCCACTTTGGCGGCACCGGCTTCAGCGACTTCTTTGAGCAATACTTCAGCGGCGGCACCCGCTACGGCTTCCCGCAGGATGAGGCCGGCTTCAGCCAGGCTTATGCCCAGCAAGGCAGCCCGCGCCCCCGCCGGGGCAGCGACATTGAGGGCGACATCCTGGTCACCCTTTCAGAGGCCATGCACGGCACCATCCGCCCCATTTCCATGCAGACGGTCAACCGCCAGACCGGCCAGGTGCAGACGCAGGAATTCCAGGTCCGCATCCCCCCGGGTGCCACCGACGGCCGCCGCATCCGCGTGCCCGGTCATGGGGAGCCCGGCCATGGTGGTGGCTCTGCGGGAGATCTCTTCCTGCGCGTCCGCCACGCCACCCATCCCGACTTCAGCAGCCGCGAGGCGGACATTTATCATGAGCTGGACATCGCCCCGTGGGAGGCCGTGCTCGGTGCCGAAGTCGTCGTTCCCACCCTGGACGGCTCCATCAAACTGCGCATCCCCGCCGGGGCCGAAAACGGCCAGAAGCTCCGTGCCCGGAACAAGGGCCTGCCCAAAGGCAAAAGCGGTGACCGGGGTGATTTTTACGTCGTCCTCAACGTCCAGCTTCCCACCAGCCTCAGCGATGAAGAGCGCGCTCTTTGGGAACAACTCCGCGCCACCTCCACCTTCCGCCCACGCGCCGTCTGA